A segment of the Hallerella succinigenes genome:
ACGCGAAGTTTTAATCGGCTGTTCAAAAAAAGCCTTCACCCGAGGGTCTTTTTCCTTCATTTCGTTCACGGCCTTCGACGTTTCTTCATCGAGAACCGTTTCCGGCGTCACCCCGGAGATGAATTCATAAACATTCGGTTCGGCAACAACCTTTTCCGAACAAGAAACATTCACAAGCGGAAAAAGGAATGCCAAGAAAATCAATAAGAATGGAAAAGAAGCAAGTCTTTGAAAAAGTTTCAATTCAGAATTCATGGTTCTGGCTTACCTTGAGCCTTTGAGGGGAACACGCAACGGAAACCAAGCGTATTCGCCCAATAACGCGGATCTTCATCGTCTTGATCCGTCAGATCCAATTCATCTTCGGTTTTGCTCTTCCAGGAACCGCCCTTGAACACGCGGGAGTCCCCAAAGAAGGAACCTGTCGGGTCCTCATCTTCCACGTAAAAAGAGAACCACGAATAGGAATCTCGCGTCCATTCCGCCATGTTGCCAGAGACATCGTAAAGGTCCCAGGCATTGGGCTTGGCCGAAGCGACGCGCTGCGGACCGTCTGCACGGAAAACAGCATACTGGAACGCCTGATCGCCTGTTCTTAAGCGCCAAAGCGAGCCTTCATTCTTTCCCGTACGAGCTGCAAATTCCCACTGCGCTTCTGTCGGAAGATCTCCGCCAATCGCTTTGCAGAATTTACGAGCCTTGTTCCAATTTACATTGTGAACCGGCATCAGACTATCGGTGAACGTGAATTTCGTCGTCGAATCCTTCATTACATCACGATATTCTGCAATTGTGACTTCTGTCTTGCGAATTCCGAACGGAGACATGTGCACAATGCGGTTCTTGAAGCGGAAAGTGCCCGAGTCGATTTCGGCAACGGCACGGCTGAGTTCTTCGATCGAAGGCTTAGCCACAGGCGCCTTTTCCTCTTTTTTCACCGTATCCGCGACCACTGTCGGAGCCTTTTCTTCCTTTTTCGGATTCAGCCATTCCTGAACTTCCGGTTCTATAAGAAGATTCGCCGGCAAAATGAACTTTCCATCGCCCGCGTAAAGCGTGTTACGGAAGCGGACGTGAAGGCGCACAAAGCGGTACTGGTGACGGCTCTTAACACGGTAACCGTCATACTTCCAAACAGGCTTGTTTTCAAGCGTTAACACAAAGCGCATGGCATCCGAATTTTGAGATTCTGCTATCCACACGGAATCCTCAAGAATCGAATCCAAGAGGCCGACCCATTCCACCTGCGTGCGCTTCAAAGAATCGTTAAAGCAAATACGAATGCCCGAATCGGTCTTCGCAATCGATTCCGGGATCACTTCAAGCTGAATCGTATCCTTCTGCTGTTCCTCTAAGCGAGCGCGCAGAACTTGATTCATGGTGGTGATTTTTGCAAGGCGTTCCGAGAGCCACATCGCGCGAGCGCGGGTACGGGTCGCTTCAAAAGTCGCTGCATAGGCAACATACTGCGTATGCATAGAATCCATTCCTTTCGGAGGATTCTTTTTCTTCGGATAGACCGAATCAAAGGCTGCAGTTCCACTGCGATCGATATTCGCTGCGGTCAGATCTTCAATGAACTGGTCATAGAGAGCTTCCGTTTCTTCAAGAGAATGCGTTGCTATAACCTGCTCTTTTGTCACTTCCGTCTGAATTTCATACTGCAACGTATCCAGAGGGATAACGACCGATTTTAGCTTCGCACGCTTTCCATTCGTTACGTGCACGCCGGCAGTAAACGGATACGCATTGGGGACAAATAGAGTGGCAAAGAAAAGACCCGTATCGACAGGAGCAAACGTCATCGGAGCCCGGTAAACATCCGCACCGATTCGAATCATCGTACTATCGGGCAAGGAATCCACTTCGACAATTCCCGTAAGCGATGTCGGCGTCAGCTTTTGCCACTTACCGTTCTGGATAAAATAAAGCGTTTTGACACGGGAAGAATACAGATATTTCTTGTCGAAGTAAACCTGGGATTCGTCCTGGAACGGTCTCATGTGCGGCGTCGCATAAAAACGCATATGGACCGCTTCCAGAGCCGTCAAATGATTTGCCTGCAGATTAAATGCGTTCAAATCCTTGTAACAATCCGATTTGATATCACCCGAGAACCAACCGTACTGATTACCCTTAAGCTTGGATCGCAAATAGAGCGTTGCCGATTCCAACGGGAACTTCAGATGAATCGCTTCCAGGTGGGAAGCCTTGTCCCTATCGATGCATACGTTTTCACCATTGAGAATCTTAGCGTTATCCTTGAACTGTTCATCGGAAACGGAATACCGAAAATCTCTCGTCCCCCCTGCGATTGCAAATATCGACAAAAAAGGGATTACCATCCACGCTTTAAATTGCATAAGTCCTCCTGCCGGATTCTTTCAATTTAAGTTAAAAACGGCAGAATGTAATAGATTTCGTCTATTTTTTGGCAGAAGGAGCCCCCATATAGGTCACAAAACCGCCCGCATCACCGCCAGAAGGCCCAAGTTCCACGATATAATCGGAAAGACGAATCACATCCGGATGATGTTCGATTAAAATAATGGTATTTCCCTGCGCCGAAAGACGCCTTAAAAGATTCCACAGAATCTGTACATCCTTCAAATGCAAACCGGTTGTCGGTTCGTCGAGAAGGTACAAAACGCCCTTGCGGCCCGTTCCACGGGAAAGTTCCGCAGCAAGCTTCATCCGTTGCGCTTCTCCGCCCGAAAGCGTCGTCGCCGACTGCCCAAGGCGCAGGTATCCAAGTCCCACGTCCAAAAGGACCTGAAGTTTTTTTACGATCTTCGGAATGTCCTTAAAAAATTCACAGGCTTCATCAATGCGCATATTCAAAACGTCTGCAATGTTCTTGCCTTTGAATTCCACCGCCAAGGTTTCCTGATTGTAACGCTTGCCCTTACAGACATCACAGGTTTCCCACACATCCGAAAGGAAGTGCATTTCGACAGAAACCATACCACGGCCTTCGCAGGCTTCGCAACGTCCACCGCCATTCGCCGAATTGTAGCTGAAACGGTTCGAGCCAAAGCCTTTCATCTTCGAAAGTTCCATCTTTGCGAAAAGATCGCGAATCGGATTCAAGACTCCGGTAAAGCTTGCAGGCGTCGAACGCGGCGTTCCCGAAATCGGGCTCTGGTCCACGGCGAGAACTTCCTTGAGCGTATCCGGGAAGATCGCCTTTAAGCGAGCCTTTTTACGCCTTTCACCACGGCCGTACGCCGCTTCCATCAGCGGAAGAATTTCATCCATCACCAAGGAACTCTTGCCCGAACCGGAAACACCGCAGACCGTGGAGATGCAATTTTCCGGGAAGCGGACTGAAATGTTCTTTAAATTGTGCGAAGAAAGGTTCTTGAATTCCAGATACGAAGCGTCTTTCGAAATCGGTTCGAGCGGCGGATTGTACATGGGAACGGAACCGGTCAGGTACTTGACGGTCTCGCTATGCGGGTACACCTTGAGGGAAACTTTTTTCGAAAGCTGTTTCGGAGAACCTTCCGCAACCACTTCCCCGCCATATTCGCCTGCCATCGGACCCATATCGATCAAATGGTCAGCGCCCCGGATCATTTCCAAATCGTGTTCCACCACAATCAGCGTATTTCCCAGATCGCGCAGCCTGTACAGCGAATCCAAAAGTTTTTTCGTATCGCTTTGATGCAAACCGATCGTCGGCTCATCTAGAACGTACATCACGCCTTCAAGCCCACTACCGATCTGGCTTGCAAGACGAATGCGCTGCGATTCACCACCCGACAGCGTATCGCCCGTGCGGTTCAAATTCAAATATCCAAGGCCAACGCCTTCCAAGAATTCTAGACGTCCGAGAATTTCACGGAAGAGAGGCTTTGCGACTTTTTCACGAGCCCTATCCAACCGAATCTTTTTAAACCAATTCCGCGCCTCGTGAATACTCAGTTCCGAAGCTTCGGTAATGTTCTTTTCAGCGATCGTCACCGAACGGATTTCCGGTTTCAAACGAGCACCATGGCAATCCGGGCAAACTTCGCCCGACTTCAAAACGCCCATACCGGCACAACGTTCACAGGCACCCCAGTGCGTGTTAAAGCTGAACTGCTTCGGGTCAAAATTCTGCGTCAAATAATAATGGCAATGCTTGCAGCTCGGGTAAAAAGAATACGGGACGATCTTTCCATTTTCCACACGAACGCCTGCGGAACGAGAACCGTCGTGATAAGCGCGTTCCAAAGCTTCGGCAAGGCGCGGCGCATTCGCATCGGAAACCGGTATAAGATCCGCAACTGCATACACTTCCTTCACATTCTTGGGAAGTTTCTTCAGCGGAAGTTCTGCGCGCGTTCCATTCACCAGAAGACGTCGGTAACCGAGTTCCTGTAAACGATCCGAAAGACCCACGATTTTACTTTCATCCGGAGCCATCCATTCGCAGTTGGAATCCGCTATAAAGATCGGCGTGAGAATTTCCACTTTTTTGCCTATGGATTTTTCAAGCAAATTTCCGATGATCGAAGAGATCGGTGCAAACTCCAAGGGGCGTCCACATTCCGGGCAATGCGCTTCGCCCGCTCGCGCCCAAAGAATTCTAAAGTAATCGTAGATTTCCGTAAGCGTCGCCACGGTACTTCTCGGGCTCTTCGAAGCGCTTCCCTGATCGATTGCAATCGCAGGCGAAAGTCCGCGGATAAAGTCCACCGATCCGCGATCCGGACGTCCGAGGAAACGGCGCGCGTACGTGCTGAGCGTTTCCACAAATCGGCGCTGTCCTTCCGCAAAAAGCGTGTGGAAAGCAAGGCTCGATTTTCCAGAACCGGAAACACCCGAAATCACCGTCAACTGATGACTCGGAATCGTCACGCTAAAGTTTTTCAAATTGTGCTTCCGCGCGCCGACGATCTGAATATCCAAGCAGTCCGCCACTTCTTTTTTACGAGCGATGGACTTCGCTTCTTCTGTTTTCGGTGAAAGGACTTTCGCAAGGAATTTCCCCGTCAAAGACTTCGGATTTTTCGCTACTTCTTCGGGGGAACCTGTTGCGATAATTTCACCGCCGTTCACGCCCGCATCCGGGCCAAGGTCAATAATCCAGTCCGCGCATTTGATCACGTCCATATTGTGTTCGATGATCACCATGCTGTTGCCGAGATTACGCAGGCGCTTCAAGCAATCGAGCAAGTGGCGAATGTCTTCAAAATGCAGGCCGGTCGTCGGTTCATCGAGCAGATACAGCGTTTTTCCCGTACCCGGTCGACGCAGTTCCGTCGCAATCTTAATGCGTTGTGCTTCACCGCCCGAAAGCGTTGTCGACGGCTGACCGAGCGTCAAGTAGCCGAGACCGATTTCTTTCAACAGCTTCAACGGTTCCGCAATTTTCGGAATGTCCTTGAAAAAATCGCAACCTGCATCGATCGTCATTTCAAGCACATCGGTAATCGTCTTGCCCTTAAAATGCACTTCCAAAGTCGGATCGTTAAAGCGTTTTCCGTTACAGACGTCACACGGCACTTGCACATCCGGGAGAATCTGCATCTGCACAATTTTTACGCCTGCACCTTGGCAAGCTTCGCAACGTCCTCCTGCAACGTTAAAACTGAAACGGCTCTTCGTATAACCGCGGGCTTTACTTTCGGGAAGGCTTGCAAACAAATCTCGGATATCGTCAAAGACGCCCGTATAAGTCGCCGGATTTGAACGCGGAGTGCGACCGATCGGCGTCTGGTCAATTTCAATGACCTTGTCGATGAATTCCGTTCCGGTCAGCTTATCGAATTTACCCGGCGTTTCCGTTGCCCCATGGAACTGCCTTGCGAGTTCCTTCTTCAAAATCGTATTGATGAGAGAGCTCTTGCCCGAACCGGAAACGCCCGTGACGACCGTCAAAATTCCATCCAACGGAATCTTCACGTTCACATGTTTCAAGTTGTTTTCCGCAGCACCAAAAATTTCCAGACAATGCGTATCCTTCAAAACCTTTTTGCGTTCTTTCGGAATTTCTATCCGCAATTTGCCCGAAAGATATTTACCCGTCAGCGACTTCGGATTCTTTTGCAGATCTTCAACCGTACCAGCGGCTACGACCGTACCGCCTTTCACACCGGCATCCGGGCCAATATCCACCACGTAATCCGCATAACGCATCGTCTCTTCGTCATGCTCCACCACGATCAGGCTATTGCCCTGCGAACGCAAACGCTCTAGAATTCCGAGGAGCATTTCATTATCGCGCGCATGCAAACCGATACTCGGTTCATCGAGCACATACAGCACACCCTGCAAACCGGCGCCCACCGCACTCGCCAAGCGAATGCGTTGCGCTTCACCGCCCGAAAGGGTCCTTGCGCCTCGCGCAAGCGTTAAATAGCCAAGTCCCACGTTCACCAAAAAATTCAGGCGATTGCGGATTTCCTTAAAGAGTTCGTGGCCAATATGCTCTTCCTTGTCCGAAAGCTTTAAGTTGCGGAAAAAATCTTCGAGCTTGTCCACGGGCATGTGACACATCTGATCGATCGTCATATCGCGGAATGTAACCGCATTCGCCACCGGTGAAACGCGCGTTCCATGGCAAACCGGGCAGTTGCTCTCATACATAAACTTACGGAAATGCACAATGTGCCACTGGTTCCACAAATCCTGCATCAGCGGAATAATGCCATCTGTTCCCGCCTTCGGGGAGCCGTAAAAAATCGCGTTCTTCGCACTGTCCGGAAGATCTTGCCACGGCGTTTCGAGCGAAAAGCCTTCGGCACGCGCCACACGAGAAAAATCCGACCAGCCAAAATCCGTAAAGATGACCTTACCATCGGACTTCTGGCATTTGAGAGCGCCACCGCGAATCGAAAGGCTTGGATCCGGAACAATCAACTCTGGAGCAAAAACATAATCGCGTCCAAGCCCTTTACAATGCGGGCATTGGCCCTGAGGATCGTTGAACGAAAACAGTCTCGGTTCGAGCTCCGGAATTG
Coding sequences within it:
- the uvrA gene encoding excinuclease ABC subunit UvrA, which gives rise to MTRSIVVRDACEHNLKHVSLDIPRDSIVVVTGVSGSGKSSLAFDTIFEEGQRRYVDSLSAYARQFIGVMKRPDVQSVTGISPTISIDQKTVNRNPRSTVGTTVEILDFFRLLFARLGVPHCPQCGKVIQAQTIDQIVDNLYVENQGRGLTVLAPIVQERKGEYRKELADLAEKGFARVRVDGQILRTNEVPLLVRYEKHTIEAVIDRVSIEDKNVSRIREALEGALHLTDGKLVAFLFDDGEYRIQGTELACTDCGVSIPELEPRLFSFNDPQGQCPHCKGLGRDYVFAPELIVPDPSLSIRGGALKCQKSDGKVIFTDFGWSDFSRVARAEGFSLETPWQDLPDSAKNAIFYGSPKAGTDGIIPLMQDLWNQWHIVHFRKFMYESNCPVCHGTRVSPVANAVTFRDMTIDQMCHMPVDKLEDFFRNLKLSDKEEHIGHELFKEIRNRLNFLVNVGLGYLTLARGARTLSGGEAQRIRLASAVGAGLQGVLYVLDEPSIGLHARDNEMLLGILERLRSQGNSLIVVEHDEETMRYADYVVDIGPDAGVKGGTVVAAGTVEDLQKNPKSLTGKYLSGKLRIEIPKERKKVLKDTHCLEIFGAAENNLKHVNVKIPLDGILTVVTGVSGSGKSSLINTILKKELARQFHGATETPGKFDKLTGTEFIDKVIEIDQTPIGRTPRSNPATYTGVFDDIRDLFASLPESKARGYTKSRFSFNVAGGRCEACQGAGVKIVQMQILPDVQVPCDVCNGKRFNDPTLEVHFKGKTITDVLEMTIDAGCDFFKDIPKIAEPLKLLKEIGLGYLTLGQPSTTLSGGEAQRIKIATELRRPGTGKTLYLLDEPTTGLHFEDIRHLLDCLKRLRNLGNSMVIIEHNMDVIKCADWIIDLGPDAGVNGGEIIATGSPEEVAKNPKSLTGKFLAKVLSPKTEEAKSIARKKEVADCLDIQIVGARKHNLKNFSVTIPSHQLTVISGVSGSGKSSLAFHTLFAEGQRRFVETLSTYARRFLGRPDRGSVDFIRGLSPAIAIDQGSASKSPRSTVATLTEIYDYFRILWARAGEAHCPECGRPLEFAPISSIIGNLLEKSIGKKVEILTPIFIADSNCEWMAPDESKIVGLSDRLQELGYRRLLVNGTRAELPLKKLPKNVKEVYAVADLIPVSDANAPRLAEALERAYHDGSRSAGVRVENGKIVPYSFYPSCKHCHYYLTQNFDPKQFSFNTHWGACERCAGMGVLKSGEVCPDCHGARLKPEIRSVTIAEKNITEASELSIHEARNWFKKIRLDRAREKVAKPLFREILGRLEFLEGVGLGYLNLNRTGDTLSGGESQRIRLASQIGSGLEGVMYVLDEPTIGLHQSDTKKLLDSLYRLRDLGNTLIVVEHDLEMIRGADHLIDMGPMAGEYGGEVVAEGSPKQLSKKVSLKVYPHSETVKYLTGSVPMYNPPLEPISKDASYLEFKNLSSHNLKNISVRFPENCISTVCGVSGSGKSSLVMDEILPLMEAAYGRGERRKKARLKAIFPDTLKEVLAVDQSPISGTPRSTPASFTGVLNPIRDLFAKMELSKMKGFGSNRFSYNSANGGGRCEACEGRGMVSVEMHFLSDVWETCDVCKGKRYNQETLAVEFKGKNIADVLNMRIDEACEFFKDIPKIVKKLQVLLDVGLGYLRLGQSATTLSGGEAQRMKLAAELSRGTGRKGVLYLLDEPTTGLHLKDVQILWNLLRRLSAQGNTIILIEHHPDVIRLSDYIVELGPSGGDAGGFVTYMGAPSAKK
- a CDS encoding formylglycine-generating enzyme family protein; this translates as MQFKAWMVIPFLSIFAIAGGTRDFRYSVSDEQFKDNAKILNGENVCIDRDKASHLEAIHLKFPLESATLYLRSKLKGNQYGWFSGDIKSDCYKDLNAFNLQANHLTALEAVHMRFYATPHMRPFQDESQVYFDKKYLYSSRVKTLYFIQNGKWQKLTPTSLTGIVEVDSLPDSTMIRIGADVYRAPMTFAPVDTGLFFATLFVPNAYPFTAGVHVTNGKRAKLKSVVIPLDTLQYEIQTEVTKEQVIATHSLEETEALYDQFIEDLTAANIDRSGTAAFDSVYPKKKNPPKGMDSMHTQYVAYAATFEATRTRARAMWLSERLAKITTMNQVLRARLEEQQKDTIQLEVIPESIAKTDSGIRICFNDSLKRTQVEWVGLLDSILEDSVWIAESQNSDAMRFVLTLENKPVWKYDGYRVKSRHQYRFVRLHVRFRNTLYAGDGKFILPANLLIEPEVQEWLNPKKEEKAPTVVADTVKKEEKAPVAKPSIEELSRAVAEIDSGTFRFKNRIVHMSPFGIRKTEVTIAEYRDVMKDSTTKFTFTDSLMPVHNVNWNKARKFCKAIGGDLPTEAQWEFAARTGKNEGSLWRLRTGDQAFQYAVFRADGPQRVASAKPNAWDLYDVSGNMAEWTRDSYSWFSFYVEDEDPTGSFFGDSRVFKGGSWKSKTEDELDLTDQDDEDPRYWANTLGFRCVFPSKAQGKPEP